From the Cucumis sativus cultivar 9930 chromosome 5, Cucumber_9930_V3, whole genome shotgun sequence genome, the window GGGAAGCCTCCTTAACAGTCTGAGGTAGAACAGCAACTAAATAAGATGTTGTCAAGAGCGTTGATTAAGAGATTCAACAATCAACTAGAAAAAGGGTCAATGCACTATTGACGCTTGTGATTTTAGatacttgacagttttaaataaaactttaaaaaattaatcacttaaaaaataaaacatcaaaacttTATATGAAAAGGTGAATTTTCATGCTGACAcattttttcatgtttaaaaaaCTTCAACGGATATGtactttttcttgaaatttcgaacgtgaataatttttatgaaaaaacgGAGGTGAGTagtatctatttttttcttgacggTTTGTAAAGGTcaacaatatttgaaaagtaattttaataaaaaatttggaattCCAACAAAACGCTAGCTAGGGTGGCCTCATGAATTCTCCACACCTCACGCGATTATTTGTCAAACGTTGAACACCTCTGCCTCACAGTAATTCTCTGCCTGCCCACCACCGCTTGTCAATCTTCAACCATTCTAGGTCTTCATCGTAAAACAAAGAGTGAATAAGAGCAATGACTTAACACCACGGATGAGAGAATACCATGCATAGCACactgagagagagagagtgtgaGATTTCTATAGTTTCTACAAAAACAACTAACACCAACCCTAATAGGAAAAAGACCTACTAACcaaataaggaaaaaacaataatcaatATAATCAACAGAATGTCAATATCCTATGACAAAAACATGAAGGAAATAGTTCaataaggaagaagaataaatgAGCACTTTTACAGCCAATTCCAAGGTTCGACCGATTTTCTGatagttttttgttgttttagttCAATATTAGTAtgagttaaattaaaattcagtGCCCATCAAATAGAATCAAAGTTTGGTTGGCGTCTGAGCCtcgaaaacaaaaagattgtGTTGGTGCCAATTAGCAGAAGCATAATGAATGAGAAATTATGATATGGAAAGGTTGTAAAACTTGACAGGCCATATAAAATAGAGAAATGACATCAGAATAGTTGATGgcaaaaaaagagagagactAGAAGACTACAggatccatatatatatatatgtttaagtAGAAATTAAGCATTTTCCTTGCATTCTTAGAGAGCATGGAGACTCGTTTCAGAGGCTTGACATAAAGAGTATTTTAAACTGGAGATAATGGAACGATGAGGCAAGAAACTACAAGATGGAAGAGAATTGAGGCAAAGCACACCACAGacagattttcattttttgtgaAACAAAAATAGCCAATATCAATTTCCAAAACTTTTGCACAAGAGAATTAGAGGACGGCGATGCTCGTGTTGAGCCAGCCTTGTACGCACTTTTGACATagtataatcttttttttctcataatgctagaaaaaagggaaagggCGAGGATACATCAAATAACAACTCATACCTAACTCTACCAGACTTGCTTTTAGTTGCActtgacatatatatatatactcaaatcttttttattatcattcatttttggaatttattcTCTTACTTTAAATATTAGGCCGCCAATTTGTGGTAggtttcagttttttttttctttattaatatggTAGATTAAAGTCTATGAACATCGtcccccttttctttttcctttttttattcgAATTTATATGCTCTAACCCTTAAAATAGATgggataaattaaaatatattgatctCAATAAGAACACGTTGGTTACATTTGCAGCAATATTTAATAAACTGAAAATTTTTGGGTACACATCCTCGAGCTCATGTACATAAGCAGTACAAGTTGTAaagtgataatttttttagctCAAGTACATATATAAGCAGTACAAGttgttaataatatttttctttctgaaTACAGAAGGCATGTGAAGATGTCTACATGGTCTGGACTGCGTGCACATATTacttttaataacaaaaaaaaatagcttcATGCAACATGTTTGGATACAGTTTTGTGCAAAACATCTTTCCTTGCTCCTACGAACTTGTCCACTAATTTTCCGTTCTTGAAGAATTGAAACGAGGGAAGGGCTCCCACTCCGTACTCACTGGCAACACTCTACAcagaaacaaataatatacaCAGTCAGTCATAATGTGGTTGTCTTTAACTAGTAAAGAAGTTTCACATAGTCATCATTAAGACAGGTTTACAGTACCATGAGTTCGTCAACGTCCACTTTCAAAAATGTAACATTATTACTCATTTTATTCGCTAAATCTTCAAGAACAGGAGCCATGCCACGACACGGGGCACACCATGTTGCGGTAAAATTCACGACGACCTAATACCGACGAAAATCGAAATGTTGAAAACAATGTTATATACCCACGACAAAAGGAGAGgaaattaattgaaagaaatgattaaaaaaattaaaaagtaccAATTTGTTGCATTGTTTGGCTTTGAGGAGCTGTTGCTTCCAAGAACGAACTGTGTGGCATGAAACTACTTTCCCCATATCATTCATTATTGCAATATactttacaaaaagaaaagacaaaggGGAAAATGAGCAGATTAAAAGGGATTTGtatttgagaagaaagaaattatatgaaatcTATGGAGAATTGAAGAGCTAAATGGGGTGAATTTATAGTGTTTGAAAGatgaggggaaaaaaaaagaaatggtatTGTGTGagaatgagtttttttttcagcAATATGTTGACTTTTAAGCATCTTGATTATGAGCCATGGAAATTAAAGCATTTATtcactatttattttattttatttatctctAATACTTTATTGATTAGTGCTtccttatattttttcattacatTGTATGAATGCCTTTTACTTTGAAGCTTTTTTCATGATTCTTTCCATTATATGATTCTTTTCGTTTTTAATGTTTCTTTACTTTTATCTTTGtttataaattgtatattaTGGTCgttcactttgttttaaagaaacaGATAAGCATTCGAGGGGatgtatgatataaaaatCCTAAGTATGCATGcgtttttaaagaaaaaaaattaacgtGACAAACcatgattaaaataataaggTGAGATACACAAAGATATGTATCGCTTAAGGATGTATAACTaagcatattttttaataattttttttttaaaaaataaagataaaagatcATATAAAACTTGAGTGGCTTTAAGTCGAACATATTAAAGTCAAATAGTtcttatgaaatttaaattttatgtctaGCTTAGCTAATAAGAGGTCTCAGTTTCAAACTCCACTCTCAAGTTATATTATTATCctatttttagaaagaaaaaaaaacttaatttttataagttgAGTTATAATTTCTGACCAAAATCACACAATCACATTTATGTAATGttccaataataaattataaaaaaaaaaactgaaaaacatTCATTCTTTCTCTTAAAACACAAATAACTTTTATCAAACTA encodes:
- the LOC101214668 gene encoding thioredoxin H1, which produces MNDMGKVVSCHTVRSWKQQLLKAKQCNKLVVVNFTATWCAPCRGMAPVLEDLANKMSNNVTFLKVDVDELMSVASEYGVGALPSFQFFKNGKLVDKFVGARKDVLHKTVSKHVA